The following are from one region of the Puniceicoccaceae bacterium genome:
- the asnB gene encoding asparagine synthase (glutamine-hydrolyzing), with protein sequence MCGIAGVFTRQRLDSRHERAIGPMLEQIRHRGPDSQKHYADAENGLLMGHTRLIINDFATGEQPLFEEQGDLVLTVNGEFYDFKKHRSRAMAEGHRFATKSDSEVVLPLYRKHGLAFTEHLRGEFAFTLFDRKKQELILVRDRFGIRPLFFHLSNDTLVYGSEAKAVLAHPDVPRQIDPKAVMHQMMQTTVPGMSSFVGIRALEPGRMLRVRRTADRLEVSEHSYWDYEFPEMEAREPMSEEAAIEQVREKLIESIVLRLEADVPVGCYLSGGIDSCCILGLASGAMQSPVKAFTISFDHDSYDESAIAVEMAQSMQADHEMIRLQADDLYGDNYVNTVFHAERSFYNTLGVAKNLMSRRVWQCDYRTVITGEGADELFAGYPALKRDHFLHGLKHLPEKERQLLHAQLEKSNQLFKGAILAEDQLSHPAFDDICGFTPSWIQPWMATLELIKPLLSADVKAALGSYDPIEGIVEKLDAGMIRGRHPLDMAQYTWSKTQLEGQILNWGGDRVDMANSMESRPAFLDHHLAQVATRIPPEYRIKGNTEKWVLREAVKGVLPEVLYKREKFAFMAPPAHTDPSKKRRLQELLDTYVNESRIRTAGLFDPVAVKHFLEAYHADQDPVSLTRKDTVVNHLLCLQIMDSLFIQR encoded by the coding sequence ATGTGCGGAATCGCAGGAGTCTTCACCCGTCAACGCCTCGACAGCAGGCACGAACGCGCCATTGGCCCGATGCTGGAGCAAATCCGGCACCGTGGGCCGGACAGCCAAAAGCACTATGCCGATGCAGAGAACGGTTTGCTGATGGGCCACACCCGTCTGATCATCAATGATTTTGCGACGGGCGAGCAGCCGTTATTTGAGGAACAGGGCGACCTGGTGCTCACCGTCAACGGTGAGTTCTATGATTTCAAGAAACACCGCTCTCGTGCGATGGCAGAGGGACATCGGTTTGCCACAAAGTCGGACAGTGAAGTGGTGCTTCCGCTCTACCGCAAACACGGGCTCGCTTTTACGGAGCACTTGCGCGGTGAGTTTGCCTTTACGCTCTTCGACCGCAAGAAGCAGGAGCTGATCCTGGTGCGGGACCGTTTTGGCATTCGTCCGCTCTTTTTTCATCTCAGCAACGACACGTTGGTCTATGGTTCTGAGGCCAAGGCGGTGTTGGCCCATCCGGACGTGCCGCGACAGATCGACCCCAAGGCAGTGATGCACCAGATGATGCAGACCACGGTCCCGGGCATGTCGTCGTTTGTCGGTATTCGCGCGCTGGAACCTGGGCGCATGTTGCGTGTTCGCAGGACAGCAGATCGCCTTGAAGTCAGCGAACACAGCTACTGGGACTACGAATTTCCCGAGATGGAAGCACGCGAACCCATGAGCGAAGAAGCTGCCATTGAGCAGGTGAGGGAAAAGCTGATTGAGTCGATTGTGCTGCGGCTGGAGGCGGATGTGCCCGTCGGTTGTTATCTCTCAGGTGGCATCGACAGCTGTTGCATTCTGGGTCTTGCAAGCGGGGCGATGCAGAGTCCGGTGAAGGCGTTCACGATCAGCTTTGATCATGACTCCTATGACGAGTCTGCCATTGCGGTGGAAATGGCGCAATCGATGCAGGCCGATCATGAGATGATTCGATTGCAGGCCGATGATTTGTATGGCGACAACTACGTGAATACGGTTTTCCATGCGGAGCGCTCCTTCTACAATACGCTGGGTGTGGCCAAGAATCTCATGAGCCGCCGCGTTTGGCAGTGTGACTACCGCACTGTGATTACGGGTGAAGGGGCGGATGAGCTGTTTGCAGGTTATCCCGCACTCAAGCGCGATCATTTTCTGCACGGATTGAAGCACCTGCCTGAAAAGGAACGCCAGTTACTGCACGCCCAGCTCGAAAAATCGAATCAGCTGTTTAAAGGTGCCATCCTCGCTGAGGATCAGCTTTCGCATCCGGCATTTGATGATATTTGCGGGTTTACGCCTTCGTGGATTCAACCCTGGATGGCGACACTGGAGTTGATCAAGCCCCTTCTGAGCGCCGATGTGAAGGCTGCTCTGGGCAGTTATGATCCGATTGAGGGCATCGTGGAGAAACTGGATGCGGGCATGATCCGTGGCCGCCATCCACTCGATATGGCCCAGTACACCTGGAGCAAAACCCAGCTGGAGGGTCAGATCTTGAACTGGGGTGGAGACCGGGTGGACATGGCGAACTCCATGGAGTCGCGACCCGCCTTTCTCGACCATCACCTCGCACAGGTGGCAACGCGCATCCCGCCAGAGTATCGCATCAAGGGGAACACTGAAAAATGGGTGTTGCGCGAAGCGGTGAAGGGTGTACTGCCAGAGGTGCTTTACAAGCGCGAGAAGTTTGCATTCATGGCACCGCCGGCCCATACGGACCCCTCGAAGAAGCGACGCCTGCAGGAACTGCTCGACACCTATGTCAACGAAAGCCGAATTCGCACCGCCGGACTTTTTGATCCGGTTGCAGTGAAACACTTTCTCGAAGCCTATCATGCGGACCAGGATCCGGTGTCCCTGACGCGCAAGGACACAGTGGTCAACCATCTGCTCTGCCTGCAGATCATGGATTCGCTCTTCATTCAGCGCTGA
- a CDS encoding Zn-dependent hydrolase, whose product MPETDANPPRVRLERLKSHVEELAQFGRNESDGALYRTAFSDADLEARRWLIGKLEALGLPAQMDGAGNVKALLKGSGDRPRLVVGSHTDTVPRGGALDGSLGVLSALECLQTLMDANWIPERDIELVAFSDEEGRFGGMFGSEAYCGKVTPERLEYYCEAEEQTLRQAMQQQGMDPEAALSVGQDPSQIAGYLELHIEQGPVLHHLGKQVGIVQAITGLFKWRVCLVGQSNHAGTTPMNLRQDALMGLAEFAFSVSRVLEEYGTEESRATIGRAQILPGAANTVPGFVEFTLDVRDPNPEILRELEQAFARSLRAICQRRSLGCEREQLSWIPPVSCDPEMVALLESSARKRGLQAHCMNSGAAHDAQIMANLTRIGMIFVPSKAGLSHDPGEYTEWSDIEAGANLLLEMILQMDARVA is encoded by the coding sequence ATGCCTGAGACCGATGCAAACCCGCCTCGCGTTCGCCTGGAACGCCTGAAATCCCACGTGGAGGAACTTGCGCAGTTTGGTCGCAACGAGAGTGATGGTGCGCTTTATCGCACAGCTTTTTCGGATGCGGACCTCGAAGCGAGACGCTGGTTGATCGGAAAACTGGAAGCACTGGGACTGCCTGCGCAAATGGATGGGGCTGGCAACGTGAAGGCGTTGCTCAAGGGAAGCGGAGACCGGCCTCGATTGGTCGTGGGATCGCACACCGATACTGTACCGCGCGGGGGAGCACTGGACGGTAGTCTGGGCGTGCTCAGTGCGCTGGAGTGCCTGCAGACCCTGATGGATGCGAACTGGATACCGGAGAGGGATATTGAATTGGTGGCGTTCAGCGATGAAGAGGGTCGCTTTGGCGGCATGTTTGGTTCGGAGGCCTATTGCGGAAAAGTAACGCCAGAACGCCTGGAGTATTACTGTGAGGCTGAGGAGCAGACCTTGCGACAGGCGATGCAACAGCAGGGAATGGATCCCGAAGCGGCCTTGTCTGTGGGGCAGGATCCCTCACAAATCGCGGGCTATCTGGAGTTACACATCGAGCAGGGGCCGGTCTTGCACCACCTGGGTAAGCAAGTGGGCATCGTTCAGGCGATCACCGGACTCTTCAAGTGGCGGGTGTGTCTGGTGGGACAGAGCAATCACGCGGGTACGACACCGATGAACCTGCGGCAGGATGCGCTCATGGGACTCGCAGAGTTTGCGTTTTCGGTATCGCGGGTTCTGGAGGAATATGGCACTGAGGAGAGTCGTGCAACGATTGGGCGCGCCCAGATTTTGCCCGGTGCTGCAAACACGGTTCCGGGATTTGTGGAATTCACCCTGGATGTTCGTGACCCGAACCCCGAGATTCTCCGGGAACTGGAGCAGGCCTTTGCCCGATCTTTACGGGCAATTTGCCAGCGCCGCAGTTTGGGCTGTGAGCGCGAGCAGCTGAGTTGGATTCCGCCGGTTTCCTGCGATCCGGAAATGGTCGCTCTGCTGGAAAGCTCAGCGCGGAAACGGGGACTTCAGGCGCATTGCATGAACAGTGGAGCAGCGCACGATGCCCAAATCATGGCGAATCTGACTCGCATCGGCATGATTTTTGTGCCCAGTAAAGCGGGCTTGAGCCATGACCCCGGTGAATATACGGAATGGAGTGATATTGAGGCAGGTGCAAATCTCCTGCTTGAAATGATATTGCAGATGGATGCGAGGGTTGCCTGA
- a CDS encoding isochorismatase family cysteine hydrolase has translation MSAAPSDPLKQIYHESIVDHPMHFKQLSNAGTALLCIDLQYLDAAEGYGVFQNPEVSGVSEQDRRYYFDTLNGYVLPNVRRLQDAFRTHGLEVIHVRIQALTQDGRDRSTGHKRLQLLARPGSREADFLEQIEPQGDEIVINKTASGVFSCTNLHYVLKNMGVGALFVVGVYTNECVETTIRDACDLGYSVTMVEDGCTTVTEMLHRASIATLKDRYARVISTQQAIEDIQTYVDTPGSAAQS, from the coding sequence ATGAGTGCCGCACCCAGTGATCCCCTGAAACAAATCTACCACGAATCGATCGTGGACCACCCGATGCATTTTAAGCAGTTGTCCAACGCGGGCACTGCACTGCTCTGCATCGACTTGCAGTACCTGGATGCCGCCGAGGGCTACGGAGTGTTTCAAAATCCCGAGGTGTCGGGAGTCAGTGAACAGGATCGGCGCTACTATTTTGACACACTCAATGGTTATGTGCTGCCAAACGTGCGTCGATTGCAGGATGCATTTCGCACCCATGGGCTTGAGGTGATTCATGTGCGCATTCAGGCACTGACTCAGGATGGACGGGACCGTTCAACAGGACACAAGCGGCTGCAGCTGCTTGCACGACCCGGCTCCCGCGAGGCGGATTTTCTCGAGCAAATCGAACCGCAGGGAGACGAAATCGTGATCAACAAGACCGCCAGTGGGGTGTTTTCCTGTACGAACCTTCACTACGTGCTCAAGAACATGGGAGTAGGGGCATTGTTTGTGGTCGGCGTCTACACCAATGAATGCGTAGAGACGACGATCCGGGACGCCTGCGATCTCGGATATTCCGTGACGATGGTGGAAGATGGCTGCACAACAGTGACTGAGATGCTGCACCGCGCCTCCATCGCGACACTCAAGGACCGCTACGCACGTGTGATTTCGACGCAACAGGCGATCGAGGATATCCAGACCTATGTGGATACACCTGGCAGTGCAGCGCAGTCATGA
- a CDS encoding glycoside hydrolase family 27 protein has protein sequence MKQLLRNRICGALVASLTCLLPSSLLQAQKFEGLALTPPMGWNSWNTFESHINEQLVKDTAEAMIRTGMRDAGYVYIVLDDCWSLRERDPEGNLVADPEKFPSGMKALADYLHERGFKFGIYGCAGKTTCAGYPGSMGHEYQDARTFASWGVDYLKYDWCATGTRDAIEAYTTMRDALYQAGRPIVFSLCEWGTADPWLWGKQVGHLWRVSGDIYDCWDCEQEWSRGWKSILDLYHNKKPSSGGRDGLGQYSGPDGWNDLDMMEVGNAGLSTIESRSHFALWCMVASPLMAGNDLRIMSDEIAAILTDKEALAINQDPLGVPGWRYGIVPDKYEIWIRPLEGGDWAVCVLNDSDQDLDITLEWERLERHLSGHFEIFDIWDKQSLGTNEGALSKRVKSHDTWFMRLSNRAG, from the coding sequence ATGAAACAATTGCTGCGTAATCGGATTTGCGGTGCCCTGGTGGCGTCGCTTACCTGCTTGCTTCCCTCTTCCCTTCTGCAGGCGCAGAAGTTTGAGGGGCTGGCCCTGACTCCACCCATGGGGTGGAACTCGTGGAATACCTTTGAGAGCCACATCAACGAACAACTCGTCAAGGATACTGCGGAAGCGATGATTCGCACCGGTATGCGTGATGCTGGCTATGTTTACATCGTGCTCGATGACTGCTGGTCGCTCAGGGAGAGGGATCCTGAGGGAAATCTGGTTGCTGATCCTGAGAAATTTCCAAGCGGCATGAAAGCCCTTGCAGACTACTTGCATGAGCGTGGATTCAAGTTTGGCATCTACGGTTGTGCGGGCAAGACAACCTGTGCCGGGTATCCCGGAAGCATGGGCCATGAGTATCAGGATGCCCGGACATTTGCGTCGTGGGGTGTGGATTATTTGAAATACGACTGGTGTGCCACCGGAACACGCGATGCAATCGAGGCCTATACGACGATGCGGGATGCGCTCTATCAAGCTGGGCGTCCGATTGTGTTCAGTCTCTGCGAGTGGGGAACCGCCGATCCCTGGCTTTGGGGCAAGCAGGTCGGGCACCTCTGGCGTGTGTCGGGCGATATTTATGACTGCTGGGACTGCGAACAGGAGTGGTCGCGCGGATGGAAGTCAATTCTGGACCTGTACCACAACAAAAAGCCTTCGAGTGGCGGAAGGGATGGTCTGGGACAGTACTCAGGGCCGGATGGCTGGAACGACCTCGACATGATGGAAGTGGGCAATGCCGGACTCAGCACCATTGAATCGCGCTCGCATTTTGCGCTGTGGTGCATGGTGGCCTCACCCTTGATGGCTGGCAATGACCTGCGCATCATGTCCGACGAGATCGCAGCGATACTGACAGACAAAGAGGCACTTGCGATCAATCAGGATCCACTCGGAGTACCTGGGTGGCGCTATGGCATCGTGCCGGATAAGTATGAAATCTGGATTCGTCCGCTGGAGGGGGGAGACTGGGCGGTGTGTGTGCTCAACGACAGTGACCAGGATCTCGACATCACCCTGGAGTGGGAACGCCTCGAGCGACACCTTTCCGGTCACTTCGAAATCTTTGACATCTGGGATAAACAGTCACTAGGCACGAACGAAGGAGCACTCTCCAAGCGTGTCAAATCTCACGACACCTGGTTCATGCGACTGAGTAATCGTGCGGGCTGA
- a CDS encoding DUF1080 domain-containing protein, which yields MRMQTKRFSIGLALACLVAAVFPINASATNPDWQGRWALTREGGGAGWLEITQQDGYLDGKILWRWGSVAAVSSVTLDGDLLWVTRVRQIERKDAAGKVVRTQQLTETWRLEADAEQVRGEYLSPQPDGRALVREAFSAVRIPELPPRPDLSKLRFGEAVDLLAGSSLDGWELTDPQSVNGWSVTEHGVLVNDPVQTEGEPHIHYGNLRTVAEFEDFSLSFEVRVPEKGNSGVYLRGVYEVQVLDSAHRDASALNMGAIYSRIAPATRAERPAGTWQQMDIMLVDRHVTVRLNGTVVIDNQALTGITGGALWADELRPGPIYLQGDHTGVEYRNLQLRPVLDQ from the coding sequence ATGCGAATGCAGACGAAGCGGTTTTCTATCGGGTTGGCACTGGCCTGTCTTGTGGCGGCTGTGTTTCCAATAAACGCAAGTGCAACAAATCCCGACTGGCAGGGCCGATGGGCGCTGACTCGGGAGGGCGGCGGTGCCGGTTGGCTCGAGATCACGCAGCAGGACGGTTACCTGGATGGAAAGATACTGTGGCGATGGGGCAGCGTGGCTGCGGTGTCGAGCGTGACGCTCGACGGGGATCTGCTTTGGGTGACGAGGGTGCGACAGATTGAACGTAAAGATGCCGCAGGCAAGGTGGTCCGCACCCAGCAATTGACCGAGACTTGGCGCCTCGAGGCGGACGCGGAGCAGGTGAGGGGCGAATACCTTTCGCCGCAGCCGGATGGAAGAGCGTTGGTGCGAGAAGCCTTCAGCGCAGTACGGATTCCGGAACTGCCGCCGCGTCCGGATTTGTCGAAGCTGCGCTTTGGGGAGGCGGTGGATTTACTCGCTGGCAGCAGCCTGGACGGATGGGAATTGACGGATCCGCAGAGCGTGAACGGCTGGAGCGTTACCGAGCACGGGGTGCTGGTCAACGATCCGGTTCAGACTGAAGGGGAGCCTCACATCCACTATGGGAACCTGCGCACTGTGGCGGAGTTTGAAGATTTTTCCCTGAGCTTTGAGGTCCGGGTGCCTGAAAAAGGCAACAGTGGGGTGTACTTGCGCGGGGTGTACGAAGTGCAGGTGCTCGACAGTGCGCACCGGGACGCAAGTGCACTGAACATGGGAGCGATCTACAGCCGTATCGCACCCGCAACGCGGGCGGAACGTCCTGCAGGCACCTGGCAACAGATGGACATCATGCTCGTGGATCGCCATGTGACTGTGCGGCTTAACGGCACTGTCGTGATCGACAATCAGGCTCTGACCGGCATCACCGGCGGTGCGCTATGGGCGGATGAACTGCGACCCGGCCCGATCTACCTGCAAGGGGATCACACTGGTGTGGAATACCGCAATCTGCAATTGCGTCCCGTGCTGGATCAGTAG
- a CDS encoding AraC family transcriptional regulator, with amino-acid sequence MDFAVFPLVDGGAEELILGPEYYWDNSRRTEVNRINLQRTLSGAAFWQDASGRRLVPLGKIMIFTQREPTVYGYPPEAIRPYRHRYLSIDPGPTVVPLFQRLRADFGSVLSMDPKGEACQAFDELFQRFTQRTFRDRYHELELITLLFTAMYREQVEEARDLRPLQYGSHLIQNQFRNAISVETIAERCGMSREHFMRCYKQEYGCAPGAVLRHLRLENAAFLLRSTEKSVESIAHASGFSSSNVCCRAFRRHFGMTPGQYRERSRREHET; translated from the coding sequence ATGGATTTTGCAGTGTTTCCATTGGTGGATGGAGGAGCGGAGGAACTCATCCTCGGTCCCGAATATTACTGGGACAATTCCAGGCGCACGGAAGTCAATCGCATCAATCTTCAGCGTACCCTCAGTGGAGCTGCGTTTTGGCAGGATGCAAGTGGACGTCGTCTCGTGCCTCTGGGCAAAATCATGATCTTCACCCAACGGGAACCGACGGTCTATGGATATCCTCCGGAAGCGATCCGTCCCTATCGGCATCGCTACCTGTCGATTGATCCGGGACCGACGGTTGTTCCATTGTTTCAACGCCTGCGGGCTGACTTTGGATCGGTGCTATCCATGGATCCCAAAGGAGAGGCATGTCAGGCATTTGACGAGCTGTTTCAACGCTTCACCCAGCGCACCTTTCGGGATCGCTACCACGAGCTTGAGCTGATCACCTTGCTGTTCACCGCGATGTACCGTGAGCAGGTGGAGGAAGCGCGGGATCTGCGTCCGCTTCAGTATGGCAGTCACCTGATTCAGAATCAGTTTCGCAACGCCATTAGCGTGGAAACCATTGCAGAGCGCTGTGGCATGAGTCGTGAGCATTTCATGCGGTGCTACAAGCAAGAATATGGATGTGCTCCGGGGGCGGTACTGCGTCACCTTCGGCTTGAGAATGCCGCATTTCTACTGCGCAGCACGGAAAAAAGCGTTGAAAGCATTGCGCACGCCAGCGGATTTTCGAGCAGTAACGTCTGTTGCAGGGCTTTTCGCAGGCATTTTGGGATGACGCCGGGCCAGTATCGCGAGCGCAGCCGCAGGGAGCACGAGACGTAA
- a CDS encoding dienelactone hydrolase family protein: MKQSITLFVCLALSVSSLYAGFQQRTVSYELDGVTFESTIVWNGELDEAKPGILMVPNWMGPTEASLKKAKQIADDDFVVMMVDMYGTAVRPTNGGEAGAAAGKLREDRALMRARAAKALEVFREHGKSGEIPLNAKQVAGIGFCFGGGTVLELARSGIDLDAVVSFHGDLLSPTLASDAVNTQAKVLVLHGAADPYVPQEHVQEWVAVMNATQVDWTLVQFSGAVHSFTDPSANSDGARYDKRTAKRAFEMMDDLFDEIWD, translated from the coding sequence ATGAAGCAATCCATTACCCTTTTTGTTTGTCTGGCATTATCTGTGAGTTCCCTGTATGCGGGGTTTCAACAGCGCACCGTTTCCTATGAACTCGATGGCGTGACCTTCGAATCCACGATCGTATGGAACGGGGAACTCGATGAAGCCAAGCCTGGCATCCTCATGGTCCCGAACTGGATGGGGCCGACGGAAGCCTCACTGAAGAAAGCGAAGCAGATCGCTGATGATGATTTTGTCGTGATGATGGTCGACATGTATGGCACTGCTGTTCGACCCACCAACGGTGGTGAGGCTGGAGCGGCAGCGGGCAAACTGCGCGAGGACCGTGCACTGATGCGTGCGCGTGCTGCCAAGGCACTCGAAGTTTTTCGCGAACACGGGAAGTCAGGTGAGATTCCACTCAACGCAAAACAAGTGGCGGGCATTGGCTTCTGTTTTGGAGGTGGAACGGTTCTCGAACTCGCACGCTCTGGCATCGATCTGGATGCGGTGGTATCCTTCCACGGGGATCTGCTTTCGCCGACACTTGCTTCCGATGCTGTCAATACGCAAGCCAAGGTACTGGTCCTGCACGGGGCAGCGGATCCTTATGTGCCGCAGGAGCATGTGCAGGAATGGGTGGCTGTCATGAATGCGACGCAAGTGGATTGGACGCTCGTTCAGTTCAGCGGTGCGGTGCATTCGTTCACGGACCCCTCTGCGAACAGTGATGGAGCACGCTATGACAAGCGCACAGCCAAACGAGCGTTTGAGATGATGGACGATCTCTTCGATGAGATCTGGGACTAA
- a CDS encoding FAD-dependent oxidoreductase, producing the protein MKSSPFEASVTPESATRRPILIIGGVAGGASAAARLRRLDEFVPILIIERGPDVSFANCGLPYYVGGEIEQRDQLAVQTPASLKALLNLEVRVRTEAVAIDRSRKIVRVRDLESGEESLLPYEKLILTPGASPVVPPIPGIDHSSIFTLRNLQDMDRIVSKAVDAQHALVVGAGFIGLEMAEQLHHIGKKVTVVELQDQVLPQLDSDMALPVLKALRSRGIEVYLSDGVNRFESNGNQVSAILQSGIRVETDMVLLSIGVRPENQLANTASLELGERGHIRVNPFMQTSDPDIYAAGDVVEARCAISGQPSNVPLGGPANRQGRIIADHIHNPSTALPYPGSIGTAIVRVFAVAAGITGLNEKRLNELDRKLPVLTVCSYGKMSYFAARILQQHDFQVRSFAGGTERF; encoded by the coding sequence ATGAAATCAAGCCCATTCGAAGCTTCTGTCACACCCGAATCCGCAACACGACGACCCATCCTCATCATCGGTGGTGTCGCTGGTGGTGCCAGCGCAGCAGCACGTCTGCGACGCCTGGACGAGTTTGTGCCCATCCTCATCATCGAGCGCGGTCCCGACGTTTCCTTTGCCAATTGCGGACTTCCCTACTATGTCGGTGGGGAGATTGAGCAGCGTGATCAGCTCGCCGTGCAAACACCCGCATCGCTCAAGGCCCTGCTCAACCTGGAAGTGCGGGTGCGAACCGAAGCCGTTGCCATTGATCGCAGTCGGAAAATCGTGCGTGTTCGCGATCTGGAGAGCGGAGAGGAATCCCTGCTCCCTTACGAAAAGCTGATCCTCACTCCGGGAGCCTCTCCCGTGGTTCCTCCCATACCTGGCATCGATCATTCCTCCATCTTCACCTTGCGCAATCTGCAGGACATGGATCGCATTGTTTCCAAAGCCGTCGATGCACAGCACGCTCTTGTGGTCGGAGCAGGATTCATCGGCCTCGAAATGGCCGAACAGCTACACCACATCGGCAAAAAAGTGACCGTTGTGGAACTCCAGGATCAGGTCTTACCGCAACTCGATTCTGATATGGCACTTCCCGTTCTCAAAGCCCTACGCTCCCGTGGAATTGAAGTCTATCTCTCTGATGGTGTGAATCGTTTCGAATCCAACGGTAACCAGGTCAGCGCTATCTTGCAAAGCGGAATCCGTGTGGAAACCGACATGGTTCTTCTATCCATCGGCGTGCGCCCTGAAAACCAGCTGGCAAACACCGCCTCGCTCGAACTCGGAGAACGCGGACACATCCGCGTCAACCCGTTCATGCAGACAAGCGATCCCGATATCTATGCTGCAGGGGATGTAGTCGAAGCGCGGTGCGCCATTTCCGGGCAACCCTCAAACGTGCCGCTGGGCGGTCCCGCCAATCGCCAGGGACGGATCATTGCCGATCACATCCACAATCCTTCCACCGCACTGCCCTATCCTGGCTCCATCGGAACCGCCATTGTCCGCGTTTTTGCGGTCGCCGCCGGTATCACCGGACTGAACGAAAAACGCCTGAACGAACTCGACCGGAAACTCCCGGTCCTGACCGTCTGCAGCTATGGGAAAATGAGTTATTTTGCCGCTCGCATCCTGCAGCAGCACGATTTTCAAGTGCGCAGCTTTGCTGGCGGAACCGAACGTTTCTGA
- a CDS encoding response regulator, which translates to MNKPKQKVPESVLIVEDSEEFRLLYQTILKSMGVKTIREAADGITGYREFVLNEFDLVIMSYSLPRKSGLDTLLEMKASKLHSRIIILTSENDKKTVLSCIRAGVDYFIQKDLSVKEMKQKLQEVFNKIL; encoded by the coding sequence GTGAATAAGCCTAAGCAAAAAGTTCCAGAATCTGTTCTGATCGTTGAAGATAGTGAAGAGTTTCGCCTGCTCTACCAAACCATTCTCAAGAGCATGGGAGTGAAGACCATTCGCGAAGCCGCTGATGGGATCACAGGATATCGGGAATTTGTGCTCAATGAGTTTGATCTGGTGATCATGTCCTACAGTCTGCCGCGAAAATCCGGGCTGGATACCCTGCTCGAAATGAAAGCAAGCAAACTGCACTCCCGTATCATCATTCTCACCTCCGAAAACGATAAAAAAACCGTGCTGAGCTGCATCCGCGCCGGTGTGGACTACTTCATCCAGAAGGACTTGTCCGTGAAGGAGATGAAACAGAAGTTACAGGAAGTCTTTAACAAGATTCTGTAA
- a CDS encoding hybrid sensor histidine kinase/response regulator — protein MMADYGGTSKRKILIVDDIAFNRTVLNKILGKSGYELAIATSGDQALTQLDVFSPDIVLLDFMMPGKSGLDVLRIMKADTRYRGIPVIFLTASDEMEYMTEAFNAGAVDYITKPFKAAELNARVNTQVRRLDDADAIKLKIQEQQELIHVLAHDLRNPLVACRGLVELVEAGDADILTMGPRLRQSMQKCLDTIELVRKKGLLEEDVSQLSLEPILIRREMDSVLDDFAEVMQRKGIRVINSIPEDLYVQSEHTSLNNVVFSNLVSNAIKFSYPNSKVEISATESDGIVEVRIKDYGMGIPEFLMPQIFNPRKVTRRAGTLNEQGTGYGMGLVRKLMTVYGGGIAIDSTAKSADNRNHGTTMMLRFRSAEPLAQE, from the coding sequence ATGATGGCCGACTACGGAGGCACTTCAAAGCGCAAAATCCTGATTGTGGACGATATCGCGTTCAATCGCACTGTGCTGAACAAGATTCTTGGCAAGTCCGGCTATGAACTTGCGATTGCCACTTCGGGTGATCAGGCGCTGACGCAACTGGATGTCTTTAGTCCCGATATCGTGCTGTTGGATTTCATGATGCCAGGCAAGAGTGGACTGGATGTATTGCGCATCATGAAAGCAGACACTCGCTACCGGGGCATCCCTGTGATTTTTCTCACTGCCAGCGATGAGATGGAGTACATGACCGAGGCCTTCAACGCTGGTGCAGTCGATTACATCACCAAACCCTTCAAGGCGGCTGAGCTGAATGCACGGGTGAACACCCAGGTGCGCCGCCTCGACGATGCGGACGCGATCAAGCTCAAGATCCAGGAGCAGCAGGAACTCATCCATGTGTTGGCCCATGATCTGCGCAATCCACTGGTGGCTTGCCGAGGACTGGTTGAGCTGGTCGAAGCGGGCGATGCCGACATTCTCACCATGGGGCCGCGGCTGCGGCAATCCATGCAGAAATGCCTCGATACCATCGAACTGGTTCGCAAGAAAGGCTTGCTGGAGGAAGATGTATCTCAGCTGAGCCTGGAACCGATCCTGATACGCCGCGAGATGGACAGTGTGCTGGACGATTTTGCCGAGGTGATGCAGCGCAAGGGAATTCGGGTGATAAATTCAATCCCGGAGGATCTGTATGTGCAGTCGGAGCACACTTCGCTGAACAATGTGGTGTTCAGCAATCTGGTGAGCAATGCGATCAAATTTTCCTACCCGAATTCCAAGGTGGAGATCAGTGCGACTGAATCGGATGGCATCGTGGAGGTGCGCATCAAGGACTACGGTATGGGCATTCCCGAGTTCCTCATGCCCCAAATCTTCAATCCGCGCAAAGTGACCCGACGGGCCGGCACTCTGAATGAACAGGGCACAGGTTACGGGATGGGACTGGTTCGCAAATTGATGACGGTATACGGTGGAGGTATTGCGATTGATTCCACCGCCAAGAGCGCAGACAACCGCAATCACGGAACCACCATGATGTTGAGGTTCCGAAGTGCGGAACCCCTTGCACAGGAGTGA